TGCCGATCGCAGAATGGCTGGATAAAGAACCAGAACTGCATGAAGAGACACTGCGTGAGCGTATTCTGGCGCAGGCCATCGACGTGTATCAGCGCAAAGAAGAAGTGGTTGGCGCAGAGATGATGCGTCACTTCGAAAAAGGCGTCATGCTGCAAACGCTTGATTCCCTGTGGAAAGAGCACCTGGCGGCGATGGATTACCTGCGTCAGGGCATACATCTGCGTGGCTATGCGCAGAAAGATCCGAAGCAGGAATATAAGCGCGAATCCTTCTCGATGTTTGCCTCTATGCTGGAATCACTGAAATACGAAGTGATCAGTACGCTGAGCAAAGTTCAGGTTCGCATGCCGGAAGAAGTTGAAGCCATGGAGCAGCAGCGTCGTGAAGAGGCGGAGCGTTTAGCGCAGATGCAACAGCTCAGCCATCAGGACGACGACAGCGCTGCGGCGGCCGATCTGGCGGCACAAACGGGCGAGCGTAAAGTAGGTCGTAACGATCCGTGCCCGTGTGGTTCTGGTAAAAAATACAAACAGTGCCACGGCCGTCTGAGCTAAGATCTGCATAATAACGATGTCTGAAGGCGCAGGAAACTGCGCCTTTTTTATGGGTACGACAATATGAAAAAACTGAACATCGCGGTCGGGATTATTCGTAATCCGTATAACGAAATCTTTATCACCCAGCGTGCGGCCGACGCGCATATGGCGAATAAACTGGAATTTCCAGGCGGAAAGATTGAGGCGGGAGAGACGCCGGAGCAGGCGCTGAGCCGCGAGCTACAGGAAGAGGTGGGCATTACGCCGGTAGGTGCCACGCTTTTCGAGAAGCTGGAGTATCAGTTTCCGGACAGGCATATCACGCTGTGGTTCTGGCTGGTGGAAAGCTGGAAAGGTGAACCGTGGGGAAAAGAGGGGCAGCCTGGAAAATGGATTGCCGCCGGGATGTTGCAGGCGGAGGATTTCCCTCCGGCGAATGCGCCCGTGATTGCGAAGTTAAAACAAAACCTGTAGGCCGGATGAGGCGACGCCGACATCCGGTAACGCGCGGTGGGGGCGTATGATCCCCCAGACCGACTCTGTTTACTCTTTCGTTTCGCTCCAGTCGTCGCTGTCGGAAAGATCGCTGCTGCTGGCAATGCGTTTCTCTTCAGCGGCCCATTCACCTAAATCGATCAACTGACAACGTTTGGAACAAAACGGACGGAATGGACTGACTTCACCCCATACAACCGTTTTGCCACAGGTGGGGCAATTTACGGTGATCGTCTCAGACATCT
The sequence above is drawn from the Citrobacter amalonaticus genome and encodes:
- the mutT gene encoding 8-oxo-dGTP diphosphatase MutT; amino-acid sequence: MKKLNIAVGIIRNPYNEIFITQRAADAHMANKLEFPGGKIEAGETPEQALSRELQEEVGITPVGATLFEKLEYQFPDRHITLWFWLVESWKGEPWGKEGQPGKWIAAGMLQAEDFPPANAPVIAKLKQNL
- the yacG gene encoding DNA gyrase inhibitor YacG: MSETITVNCPTCGKTVVWGEVSPFRPFCSKRCQLIDLGEWAAEEKRIASSSDLSDSDDWSETKE